In bacterium CG_4_10_14_0_2_um_filter_33_32, the genomic window TATGAAGCAACTATAAAAGGCCAGTCTGCCGAAGAGTTTCCTATTATTCCTGAAATTAAAGAAAATAAATTTACGACAATTAATGCCAAAGAATTATCCGATGCCTTATCTGAAGTTGTTTATGCGGCTGCAATCAATGATTCAAGACCGGTATTGTCCGGGGTTTTATTTTTCTTTGATAACAAAGAACTAAAACTTGTTGCGACGGATAGTTATAGGCTTGCAGAAAAGAAATTAAAATTAAAAAATGAAATAAACGATTCTAAAAAAATAATTATACCCGCCAAAATAACAGCTGAAATACAAAGAATATTAGCGGACATTGAAGAAAGTGTGGATATATTTATAGGAGAAAGCCAAATTCTTTTTCATTCAAAAGATATTGATATAATTGCAAGGTTAATTGATGGTAACTTTCCTGATTATGAAAAAATAATACCTGACCAGCATTCAACAAAAGCAAACATAGACAGGCACAAATTTATTAAAATTGTTAAAGCGGCCAGTTTATTTGCACGCGAAAGCGGCAACAGTATAAAAATAAACCTCAGCCCTAAAGGCAAGGTGGTTGTTACCGCAAACACGTCTCAGCTTGGCGATAATACGTCTCAAACAGAAGCTGAGGTTACAGGGACCGATGGTGAGATTTCTTTTAATGCCCGATACTTATTAGATGTCTTAAATAATCTTAAAGGGCCGAGCGTTTCTTTGGAAGTGAGCGGTAAGCTGAAACCGGGCGTTATACGTCAAGAAGGAAAGCCTGATTATTTGCACAT contains:
- the dnaN gene encoding DNA polymerase III subunit beta yields the protein MKFLCLQENLNKGLNQVSRIATSKSSLPILENVLLKTEGGRLKMITTDLEAVIIQWVGGKVEKEGIITLPCRLFTEYVSSVPNNKIELISENDTDLSILTDEYEATIKGQSAEEFPIIPEIKENKFTTINAKELSDALSEVVYAAAINDSRPVLSGVLFFFDNKELKLVATDSYRLAEKKLKLKNEINDSKKIIIPAKITAEIQRILADIEESVDIFIGESQILFHSKDIDIIARLIDGNFPDYEKIIPDQHSTKANIDRHKFIKIVKAASLFARESGNSIKINLSPKGKVVVTANTSQLGDNTSQTEAEVTGTDGEISFNARYLLDVLNNLKGPSVSLEVSGKLKPGVIRQEGKPDYLHIIMPLNA